In Cynocephalus volans isolate mCynVol1 chromosome 3, mCynVol1.pri, whole genome shotgun sequence, one DNA window encodes the following:
- the LOC134372775 gene encoding cyclic AMP-dependent transcription factor ATF-3-like, with translation MGFSQVQEGGAMMFQVKTEMNGVTIGPGIKEEVDPKEDERKRRRRERNKIVTTKCWNKNEEKTECLQKESEKLQSVSAELKAQIEELKNEKQLLIHMLNLHRPTCIVWAQNRQSLEDERNLFIQIKEGTL, from the exons ATGGGCTTCTCCCAAGTTCAGGAAGGTGGTGCTATGATGTTCCAGGTGAAGACAGAGATGAATGGGGTTACCATTGGACCTGGAATCAAAGAAGAG GTAGACCCAAAGGAAgatgaaaggaaaaggaggagaagggaaaggaataaaattgtAACCACCAAGTGCTGGAACAAGAATGAGGAGAAGACGGAGTGCCTGCAGAAA GAGTCAGAGAAGCTGCAGAGTGTAAGTGCCGAACTGAAGGCCCAAATTGAGGAGCTCAAGAATGAGAAGCAGCTTTTGATACACATGCTGAACCTTCACCGGCCCACGTGTATCGTCTGGGCTCAGAACAGGCAGAGTCTAGAAGATGAGAGAAACCTCTTTATCCAGATAAAAGAAGGGACATTGTAG